The DNA window CGCGCACAGCGTGAGCACGCCGAAGAGCGCGAGCGGCGCGTAGAAGGGCATGGCACGAGCGAGCGCGCCGTGGCCTGCCACGAGGTACACGATCAGGTCGGGTAGGACGAAGAACACCGTGACCGGGACCGCGTAGCCAACGCCGATGACGGCGAAGGTCGCGCCCCTGTCGCCTCGCCCTCCTGCGAGCCGGCTCAGACCGTGCGCGGTGAGACCGTAGATCCACCAGAGCGCCACGAAGAGCGGAGCGACGAAGCCCGCTTGCCACAGGTAGTAGCGATCGCGGGGGATGGGCACCAGGGTGACCGACGGGGCGTGACCGCCGAGGTGGAGCAGCAGCGCGAAGGCGGCGTACAGCGCGCCGAGGAGCAGCACGGGCACGAGGCCATCACGAGGGTCACC is part of the Chondromyces crocatus genome and encodes:
- a CDS encoding YIP1 family protein produces the protein MIRTLAGLLLHPRKTLGALAQAGDPRDGLVPVLLLGALYAAFALLLHLGGHAPSVTLVPIPRDRYYLWQAGFVAPLFVALWWIYGLTAHGLSRLAGGRGDRGATFAVIGVGYAVPVTVFFVLPDLIVYLVAGHGALARAMPFYAPLALFGVLTLCALGLRAVHGLSPARAALVSLTGFVLQGAAGGILLR